TGTAcgtacttttttttggtaaagataactgtaagtacttgatccaatGTTCCATTCATAATATGTGAACGTGATTTTTTGTAGGACAatctgaaaaattattttaaaattattacagGATTTGGATCACTAAGTGGGCTCCACAAGCCGGTTTGTGAACCATCGGTGCACTTCAGTACCCATAGTCAAATTGCAAGTTATAGAGTACTATTCCAATCCCATGGTAGGAGAATTTTCTCCTTATCATTAATCTCAAGGATGCTTGGAATAAAATCCAATTAAGGCTACGCTCCAACTCACATATGGAGCGTGATATATACAAGTCAGAAAGCCTTTATTCTTGCTTGAAATCTGTTTGATGGATGCATAAATAAAAGCAAATTTCGTCCATTATACATATGTACTGACACTTGTTTTCAAGTCTTACGATTATACAGATTGAGGAGTTTGCTTCGAAAGTCCGGCATGATGATGCAGTCACGTACGGTGATCGTTTGAAGGCACCAAAGCTGTTGGCAGACCTTGTTGAGTCCATTGCTGCAGCTATTTTTGTTGATTGTAGTTGTGATTTGAAAGAATTCTGGTTGGTGAGCAATACAACGTTGTACATGTCATTTTCATGGTTGTAGTTTTTATGATGTGATGGCTGTGGATGTTTATATTCTTACGTAGATTTTCAGGAGTATTCTTGAACCTATCGCTATGCTTGAAGACTTAAAGCAACAACCACAGCCGGTTAGCGTGCTGTACGAGTTAtgccaaaaacagagaaaacaaGTGGAAATCAAGTACAGGAAAAACGATTCAGAAAACACCGCCTGTGTTTTTGTAGACGGGGAGTTTGTTGCTTGCGGATATTCATGTCAAAAGGATTCAGCAAAGATTGATGCTGCAAAACAGGCCGTGTCGAAGTTGACAGAAACCGCCAATGGTAAAGAGATGATGAAGGGAATTATTGCCTCAACGTATTCAAGTCAAAAGGATTTACCAAGGAATGGTGTAAAAGAGGCTATGAATAAAATGACAGAAACCGTGGATGACAAAAGTTTGTTGAACGGAATTCCACTTGTACTCAACCAAGTTGGGGAGATTGAAGTTGCAAAGCAGAAGCTGAATCAGTTTTGTGAGAAGAAGCAGTTAGCCAAGCCAACTTATAGGTGTGGATTTGCTTATTACCCTTAAGAaacacggatacggacacaaTGTGTTACTTTTTCAAGAACTAGGACGCCTACGCATTAAGTACAACTGTACAAGTCAAATACAGTATTCGCATATTTAGGTTTATGTATTCATTTATATGTTATAAGTTACATACGAAAACTTTATGAAGTATTTCTGTCAAATTaggattaaaaaacaaaaacataattaaCATTATGAAAATAGAAATCAAAAGACACTTAATAAGTATTCATAGACTAAGCATTCATTACATTTTGAACTCTGGCCTAGCTTCAACAAGTGTTGTATATCTGAATAAAATTtcgttcctttctttttctcataCTTTTTGGTCTTCTGGAACCATAGGGTTGAAAAGGAATCCGGGCCTGCTCATGAAAGGAGATTCATATGTTCTGTTCAAATTGATATTGGTAGTGAGCCATACGCGGTATCAGGAAAGGATAAGCCAAGAGTAAAGGAGGCAGAGAACTCTGCTGCTTCTACAATGCTCCAGATTTTACGAAGACATCTAATTTAGAGTGAAAAGGTATGAGTGCAGCACTGCATATAACTGTCAATTTCCCGCGATAACTGTCAAGTATAGTATACTACCCCCGTCCCATTTTATTAGTCCCCTGTTCCATGTTGAGATCTACAAAAATGTTAGTCCTAtctgaaaaatcaaagaaaaaaaagatgttTAGATTTGGAAAAACTAACCGTCATAAatggttaaaaataattttgaaagtgAGAATTAAAGGAGAATAATGGAAATTGAAATCAACTTTTTGAGGGGACATGCATTATTCATGTCCCCTTGAAGTTGAAAATTCCAAAACGGActaacaaaatgggacggagtaTTATGCATTATACTATACCACAGTGCAGCAGCAGCCTAGCCATCGGAAGGGGAAGTGGTTACTACGTGGTGGTGCAGCCCTTAATTGGTTGGAGCTGAATAAatctttttttgttcaataattgTGCTTGGtagtttatttatttgttttcataTTAAGATAGGATTGGTTTACATGAAGATATAGGTATAGAGATAGGATTTGATCAGTTTCTTAAGGTCTTTTTAGCCTATAAATAAGATGGTTTGGGTTGTAATCATCAGACTTTGATTAATAAAGATTGAGAGTTGTTTAAAAGCAGGCCTTCAGCTCTTTTGTGTGTGTCTCTCTCATTTCTTACATGGGTGGAAATGAAGTTACAAGCACAGTGCTCGTTTACAGTTTACTCAGATGACACAACGAAGGAAGTTTGTGAGGAGTACACTAGATTGTTCTATAGTTCGGCGACTAGATTGAAGTTTATATGGAATGAAGAGGTTATGATCTCCATGTATCGTTAGGGTTTAAATCCACAAATCTCCTGTAGATTGGTTGCCAATGAACTTCACCATATGGCAGACGCTGTCCAAGTCGCCCTTCAAATAAAGGAAGAGGTTCGAAAGAGTGCTCCTGTACATTCGTCAATTGATGCTGTTAAGAGAAACAAGAAAACTGTGGATCCCATTTCTAGCAAAGCTCCTAAACTGGCCTTCTCATGCTATTCCATCATCTTTTCCGGCATCATTTGGAGGTAATTTTAAGTGAAAATGCTTTAATTGTCTAGGTTTTGGACTTCAAGCTCGAGATTGTCCTTCTCCCAAGCTTAATGGACCAATTAATTAAGCCATTTGCTTGTTGCGCACCGATTTTTACCTGCCATTGCTTCTCCGCTTGTTATGGCAAAAAGATGTCGCTTTTGAAAGGTTGAATTTTAATTGCAACAGAGTGTGGAAATTGACTTTTGACAGCTTTGACTCGggttttatttgaagaacaGTAAATCCAGGAGTCCATGCGATGCATGAATTGTTGTTCTACTATTTGATTTGCAAGTGGTGGCGTGAAATTGGACGTCAACATTTCTGTACTGCAGAATGAAGCTAATCTACATGCCCAAGAATGCGAGAAGTCAAAGCTTGATGAAGTAGTTCATAACCCGCTTGTTTTCAAACCCGAGGAAGAGTTGCAAGATAATGTGGTTGACATTATTCGTCTTCTATTCGctgcaagaaaaagaagacatgAATGATGCCAAAGAGTTGCAACGCGGTCATATTTTTAGTGATTTGACACCGGAAGTTGCAGAAAAATGTTGCATCTGAAGAAGCTGTGAACACATTTGGGTTTTGAAAGTAGAGTACATCCCAAGCCGTATCATAGGCCTGGTTCCCCAATTACCAAGCTGAAGGTCGACAAACAACTCTGTCACATCCGCTATCGGTAGACATTGAGGTGTAACATTATGCCTCTTAAATTGTCGTATTCTCTTGGGCTGCACATGGTTATGGGATCGTGATGTTGAGCATTGTGGTCATGCGAGCACTTTCTCTTATGTAATGGCGGAGGGAGCATATGCCCACGGAGGCACATGCTTCCACTgcaatgttcaatttttttcatctcaAATATTTGAACTAATTTGCGTCTTTGATTAAATACTTCGCACTTAAAACTTTACGTTTCCTTCTTCAGAACATAACAGATAGGTAATTCAAGAGAATCATTTTTTTAGACGTAGCACAAAAATGAGGGATTGTTTGCTTAGTATTTGTTCATTGGTCCTTTTTGGAATGAGGCAATTTTGTTGACTTTACGATTTCTTCTCATctaaacttcaaaaaaataattctttaAGCTAAATATGCAAagagttcactaaagacgattGTTTCCTtcgaaaggaaaataaataaacaagaaaaactaGATGGACATATTTGATTCGGTCTTATCttgagtgcaattttttttccctatctCAGTCATTGGCTGTGGAGTAAAATTTTTGTTACTTGAAATTGTGTTTAGTAGGTGCTCCCACTAATGCCACTTCTTGGCTATGCCACTGCTCTTTTGTGGATGGCGAGACAAAGTACATTCTCACTTATGCCACGGATTTTTGTCATGTCAAAGTGGAAAAGAACTTCATGTTGAAACTACGTATTTCTCGTTTAGACAGTGTTCTTGGTTCTGGTTCTAACTCGTCGGAGTCGAGTTGGTTCAGTCCTTAATTGGTTAGAGTGGAATAATCCTCTGTGGAAGCCCCATGTCAAGCAACACGGGAATAAATCTTTTTGGTCCGATGATTGTGCTTGGAAGTTAAGTTATTTCTTTCCGTATTATGATAGTAGgatttatttaattattcgAAGATAGAGAGATGATTTGATCAatttgttgatattttgtgaTTATCTTTTATTAAGGTTGTTAATAAGATGATTAATAATGCAATCATCAGACTTCGATCTATAAGATTGAGAGTTGTTCGAAACACTATGCCTGGTTTACCAAGTGGTTTAAGACTgggttttatttaattttctgGTTTGAACCTGTCGGATAAAATGGAGCTTTAGGCTCAACCTTTCCCTCTGCAAATTGTATTCTTATTATTCAGAAGAATGCATATGAGTTTATATTCTCCCCCGCGCAATACGAGATCCAGCTTTCAATATCAACGTAATCCTTCCACACCGCAATACAACACAGGAGATTTCCTAATCAAATCTTTCCCCACTGATTTCAGATCAAATCCAACTTTATAAAAATTACTAGGCGTAGCTGGCCGGGCACCCtgttattccaaaaaaaaaaaaaaaacccgctaGTATAATGCTCAGTTCGGACGCCTAGCTCTGCAGAGTACAACAGAACAATTTCCTACGCTATCAAATATAGCTGTTAAGCTGTGAAATAGATCAACCGAAATCCCAACAATAAACAGCTTCACCATGACAACTGCACCAAACAAGGTAACACAAAGATGGTGTTCGCTCTTCTAGCGAGAAGATTCAGATTGCTAGTTTGATTGTTTTTTCGGATACTCCCTTGCTCCAAATATGGTTGATCCAATTCTCACATTGGTACTTCCTAGTTCAACCTGCACCAATCATCAAGTCTATCCATTAGGTTACCACTCTCTGCTGCAACTCTACTTCAATGAATTGCAATTGAAGTATATTATAACAAGCATGATCAGGCTGATGAAGCAAAAAGTTTTCAACATATGCcactttgaaaaattaagtttcgTGGTACAATAGGAAAAAATTTATCATCATCCTCctgtcttttttttcctccaacaaAGAAATTTACCAACATCATGGgaattttctcaataaagttCCAGTTCCAAGTAAGCACCAGAAATTCACTTACAGCTAGCTCAAAGTCTCCAGACATCCCCATTGATAGCTCACACTGCTCTTCAGCAATTCCAAGTGCCTCGCAAACTTCACTTCTACAGCTTGCTAACGTCTGATACCAACACACTGATGGTGTCAGGAAACTTTAAAAGCATGAGAAACCAGAGAAAAATATTCACAACAAGGGAACAACTGAGAACCACAGAACCAAAAGATATGTATATCAGCAGAAACAGCACCTTGAAGTTCTCTGGTGTTGAAGTATAATCTGGCATCCCTATTGTCATTAGGCCACAAAATTCAAGGTTTGGACAGGCCATACTAACATGTTTCACAAGTTCCAAGCACCCAGACGGATGGACACCAAATTTTGCTGCAAACAAggcgaaaaataaaaatcctcaTACGTTCTTCTCCACTGGCATTTTTACTTGATTAAGGGGTTAGTGGTCAGAAAAAGCTAAAATGTTTGGAACCATCAAACACAACAGTAACTTACATTCTTCTCCACTGGTATTTACTTGGACCAAGACTCTCAATGGTTTCCTTTCAATGTTTTCCACCACACGGTTAAGGTTATTTGCTATCTGAGAAacacaaaaagcaaaaatctGCATGTTCACTAGTAAATCAAAAGCTGGAAGAGACACAAGTAATCCAATTAAACACCTATTTCATTAATGATTAGTTCTCCCTTTGTCCCACTCTGTTTGTCCATCTTTCCATTTTAAAATGCCCCAAATGTTTTCGACTTGAAAAGTCAAAGCATAAAACATATATTTTTCCAAAACTCTCTCTTAATAATGGTATAGAGAATCTTAAAAGTGGGGAGAAAAAGGGACATTGTTAAAGTTGAATTTGAGTTCACTAAATGCATGCCcttttaaaaagttggaattccCTATATAGACAAACAAAACTGGACGGGCAGAGAATTACATCTCGGAAAATTCATCTTCCATTCTTAAAATAAGAATGTAATTGAGAATATGAGAATATCACACCTAATCCAAACACTTgctctttccttcttctttttttggtgcttAGGAAGGATAACTTTTGCTCTTA
The sequence above is a segment of the Rhododendron vialii isolate Sample 1 chromosome 13a, ASM3025357v1 genome. Coding sequences within it:
- the LOC131315252 gene encoding ribonuclease 3-like protein 2 isoform X2 — encoded protein: MEDSGSEEDQIANQTTEDIETAAKRLKTSNGTHIPYVSASTTCGCDAAAAAENSLSAMERILGYNFRNKDLLQEALTHSSWPYSRSYERLEFVGDAIICVTFSMFVYHTYPDLEPGQLSRIRAANISTEKLARLAVRHGFHQYIRINAPAVEAKIEEFASKVRHDDAVTYGDRLKAPKLLADLVESIAAAIFVDCSCDLKEFWSILEPIAMLEDLKQQPQPVSVLYELCQKQRKQVEIKYRKNDSENTACVFVDGEFVACGYSCQKDSAKIDAAKQAVSKLTETANGKEMMKGIIASTYSSQKDLPRNGVKEAMNKMTETVDDKSLLNGIPLVLNQVGEIEVAKQKLNQFCEKKQLAKPTYRVEKESGPAHERRFICSVQIDIGSEPYAVSGKDKPRVKEAENSAASTMLQILRRHLI
- the LOC131315252 gene encoding ribonuclease 3-like protein 2 isoform X1, with amino-acid sequence MEDSGSEEDQIANQTTEDIETAAKRLKTSNGTHIPYVSASTTCGCDAAAAAENSLSAMERILGYNFRNKDLLQEALTHSSWPYSRSYERLEFVGDAIICVTFSMFVYHTYPDLEPGQLSRIRAANISTEKLARLAVRHGFHQYIRINAPAVEAKIEEFASKVRHDDAVTYGDRLKAPKLLADLVESIAAAIFVDCSCDLKEFWLIFRSILEPIAMLEDLKQQPQPVSVLYELCQKQRKQVEIKYRKNDSENTACVFVDGEFVACGYSCQKDSAKIDAAKQAVSKLTETANGKEMMKGIIASTYSSQKDLPRNGVKEAMNKMTETVDDKSLLNGIPLVLNQVGEIEVAKQKLNQFCEKKQLAKPTYRVEKESGPAHERRFICSVQIDIGSEPYAVSGKDKPRVKEAENSAASTMLQILRRHLI